In Paenacidovorax monticola, the genomic window CCCACCTTGATCGGCAGCGTGACGCTCTTGCCGTCCTTGTCGGTGGCGGCGAGCTTGCGCTCGAGGATGGCGTAGGGCTGCACCAGCGGCTTCTTGGTCTTGCTGCTGTACACGTTGGCCAGCACGGCGGGGTAGCCCGCACCCGCGCATTTCTTGGTGGCGTCCACGCCTTCCACGTCCAGGCCGCCGCCCAGCACCTGGTTCAGGAACGGCAGGCCGTAGTTGAATTCGTGGTTGCCCAGCGTGCCCGCATCGAAGCCCAGCGCGCCCATGGCCTTGTACATCGATAGCTGCTGCGTGCAGGGAATGGGGCTCACCGTGGCCTCGTAGTCGGCCAGCGCCGTTCCCTGGATGGTGTCGCCGTTGTCCACGAGCAGCGTGTTGGCGAATTCCTTGCGCGCCGCGCGCACCAGCGTGGCCGTGCGCTCGAAGCCGTAGCTCTTGTCCTCGGCGAGCTTGAAGTAGTCGTAGCTGCGCACGTTGAAGTGCAGGTCGGTCGTCTCCAGCACGGCCAGCGTGGCCATGGCACTGGTGGGCGTGCCGTTGTCGTCCGAGCCGCCGCACGCGGCCAGCACGGCGCAGGCCGCGGCCACGGAACCCCAGACCGCCACGCGGCGCGTGATGCGCGCTGCGCCTCCCTCATGATTCAGATAACGCATGGATGGAACCCTTGTTCGGAAAGTCCCGCAGTCTGTCGCGCGGGTTTGACAAGGGTATGACCGGGTAGTGACAGCCCAGGCGCTCACACGCCGCGGTTGCGCATCCAGTCAGCCGTGCCCATGAAGCTCTCCTTCAGGCGCGCGCGCAGCGCCTCAGGCACGCCGGTCTCGCCCATGGCCTGGTCCATGCAGGCCACCCACTGGTCGCGCTCCTTGATGCCGATCGAGAACGGCATGTGGCGCATGCGCAGGCGCGGGTGGCCGAAACGGCTCTGGTAGTGGTCGGGGCCGCCCAGCCAGCCGCAGAGAAACCAGAAGAGCTTCTGCCGCGCATCCTGCAGCGTGCTGCCATGCGCCGCGCGCAACTCGGCGTAGGCGGGCTCCAGGTCCATGAGGTCGTAGAAGCGCTCCACCAGGGCGTGGACCTTCTCCTCGCCCCCGATCCATTCGAACGGCGTGGCAGGAGCAGCGGGCGAGGAATCGTGCGAGGACATGGCGGTCAGAAGATGCGGGCCCGGAATTGTAGGCCCCTCCCCCGCACGCGGCGCCTCAGCGCGGGTGCGCTTCGGCCTGCGCCTGGCAGGCGATGCAGCGCGCGGCGGCAGGCTGGGCGAACAGGCGCTCGGCCGCCACGGGCTGGCCGCACACGGAGCACTCGCCATAGCTGCCGTCGGCCATGCGCGCCAGCGCGGCGCGCACTGCCACGAGTTCGTCGTGGTCTCGGGTGGCCTCGGCATCGCGCACGGTCCCCAGGGCCTGGCGGTCGGCCTGGTCCTTCTGGTCGTCGGCGGGTTCCGCACCCTCACGCCCCGCCAGGGTGGACAGGGTGTCGCGCTGGACTTCACCCAGATCGGCCAGCAACTCGGCCTTGCGGCGCTCCAGGACGGTGTGCAGTTGCGCGCGCTGGGAATCGGTCAGTGGAGTGTTCATGGCCCCAGCATGCCACGCAGGGGCCGGGCGGTTTTGACATGCATCAAGCAGCCATCCAACGCTCGCACAGCGCCTCGGCGCTCCACGCGGCATCGGTGGCCACGTCCAGCGCCACGGCCCATTAGTCGGAAGCCAGCGGCTCGGCCGTTTCCTGCTGGCGTGCCAGCACGCGCAGATCGGCCTCGGACGGGTCCCCGCCCGCCGCGCGGCGGTGCTGCACGCGCTCGCGCAGTTGCGGCACGCCTGCATGGCAGTGGAGGATGGAGAAAGGCACGCCGCGCTCGCGGGCAAGGGCCTGGAAGGCGTCGCGCTCGCGCCGGCGCAGAAAGGCAGCATCCACGATCACCATGTAGCCCGCCTCGAGCGCGGTGCGTGCGCCCTCGCGCAGGCGCTCGAAAGTGCGCCGCGTGGCCTCAGGCGTGTAGATGTCGATGCCCTGCGCCCCCGAATCGGCCAGCGCCGGCAGGCCGAAAAGCCGCTTGCGCTCCACATCCGAGCGCAGGCGCACCGCGCCCGCCGCCTGCAGCAGCGCGGCGGCCACGGTGGACTTGCCCGAGCCCGACAGGCCGTGCGTGATGAGCAGCCGGGGCTGCGGTGGCGCGGCCAGTGCCTCGGCGCAGGCCAGGTAGTCGGGCCGCGCCGCAGGCGGCGCGCCCTGCGCATCGCGCATCCGCCCGGCCATCTCGCGTACCAGGGCGCGGTAGATTTCATAGGGGCGCAGCACAGCCAGGCCGCCATAGTCGCCCGTGTCGGTCAGGTAGGTGTCGAGAAAGCGCCAGGCGAGGCCGGCACGGCCGTGCGCCCGCAGGTCCATGGCGAAGAAGGCGGCATCGGCCAACGTGTCGATCCAGCGCAGGTCGGGGCTGAACTCGATGCAGTCGAAGGCCGTCACCTCACCGCCCCAGCGCACGACATTGGCCAGATGCAGGTCCCCATGGCCCTCGCGCACCCAGCCGGCGGCGTGGCGCGCGCTCCACAGTGCCGCCAGCGCGGGCTGGCGCGCATCGACCCAGGCCCGCAACCGCCGCAGCCGTACGGCCTGCGCGTCATCGAGCAATGGCGCGAGCGCATCGAACACCCCGGCGATGGTCTGCGCCACCTGCACAGGCGTGCCCCAGGCACTGTCCGGCGCTGCCAGCGGGGCTTCGGCCTGGAAGCGTGCGAGGCGGTGCGCGAAGCGGTCCACGTCCAGCGCGGCCAGCGCCCCGCTGCGTGCCAGCGCATCGAACTCGCTGCCAGCCGGAAAACGCCGCATGCGCAGCACCCAGTCGATGGCTTCGCCATCGCCGCTCAGGCGGGGCGCTTCCACGCTCCCGCACACGGGCAGCACGTCGAGGTAGAGCGCGGGGGCGAAGCGCCGGTTCAGGCGCAGCTCTTCCTCGCAGAAATGCCGGCGCGCGGCGGGGGTGCTGAAATCCGCGAACGGCAGGCGCAGCGGCTTCTTGAGCTTGTAGGCCTCGGCCGGGGTGAGCAGGATGCGGGAGATGTGCGTCTCCACCAGTTCCACGGGGCCGCCCGCGTACCGCGCCAGTAGGCGGCGCAGGGCCTCGACAAGGCGTGCGCAAGCGTCCGCGGGGGTGGACATCGTCGGTGCGGCCTTCAGCGTACCGGCATCCGCCCCGTCACCCGCCGCGCCGCGTCATTCCGCCGCCCGGCGCAGCGTGTCAACCACGGGGCGGCGCAGCACCTCGCGCAGCCCCCACCAGCCGGCCAGCAGCGCCAGCAGCGCACCCACCACGCCGCCGGCCAGGGGCACGAGCGGCGATGCCGTCCAACGGAAATCGAACGCATAGCGCGCGAGCGCCCACCCCACGGCCACGGCCACGGCACTGGCCAGCACGCCCGCCAGCAGGCCCACGCCGGCCAGCTCGGCGCGCTGCACCTGCCTCAGCAGGCTCGCGC contains:
- a CDS encoding group II truncated hemoglobin — encoded protein: MSSHDSSPAAPATPFEWIGGEEKVHALVERFYDLMDLEPAYAELRAAHGSTLQDARQKLFWFLCGWLGGPDHYQSRFGHPRLRMRHMPFSIGIKERDQWVACMDQAMGETGVPEALRARLKESFMGTADWMRNRGV
- a CDS encoding TraR/DksA family transcriptional regulator, which encodes MNTPLTDSQRAQLHTVLERRKAELLADLGEVQRDTLSTLAGREGAEPADDQKDQADRQALGTVRDAEATRDHDELVAVRAALARMADGSYGECSVCGQPVAAERLFAQPAAARCIACQAQAEAHPR
- a CDS encoding AAA family ATPase, whose translation is MSTPADACARLVEALRRLLARYAGGPVELVETHISRILLTPAEAYKLKKPLRLPFADFSTPAARRHFCEEELRLNRRFAPALYLDVLPVCGSVEAPRLSGDGEAIDWVLRMRRFPAGSEFDALARSGALAALDVDRFAHRLARFQAEAPLAAPDSAWGTPVQVAQTIAGVFDALAPLLDDAQAVRLRRLRAWVDARQPALAALWSARHAAGWVREGHGDLHLANVVRWGGEVTAFDCIEFSPDLRWIDTLADAAFFAMDLRAHGRAGLAWRFLDTYLTDTGDYGGLAVLRPYEIYRALVREMAGRMRDAQGAPPAARPDYLACAEALAAPPQPRLLITHGLSGSGKSTVAAALLQAAGAVRLRSDVERKRLFGLPALADSGAQGIDIYTPEATRRTFERLREGARTALEAGYMVIVDAAFLRRRERDAFQALARERGVPFSILHCHAGVPQLRERVQHRRAAGGDPSEADLRVLARQQETAEPLASD